A single window of Granulibacter bethesdensis DNA harbors:
- a CDS encoding OmpH family outer membrane protein: MQTKRQTFASALLAAAIILPSVPLWAQGYFIPGQQKGAAAGPGPRARPAAPPVQAPPPSDEMAGQPQEQGEPPLPQIPLPPVPELPKLTKGTQPPAAIVGVLGVPEVMRGSTAAQQVERVIGGRRNELAADAQKEQQVWRQMQQQIQADRGKLSVDQLRNRERALQERVQEAQRKFRDRNRTIQLAAQVSLGQIERTLIAVIRQVAESRNMNLVLHRAQVALNVNEFDITKEVIDQLNKILPEVIIPPPGKVPTEEDAKLPKSVLDAAVKVNAADPSEPAKKTDQAPPASAQPSAKPPAKK; this comes from the coding sequence GTGCAAACAAAACGTCAGACGTTCGCTTCCGCCCTGTTGGCTGCGGCGATTATCCTGCCTTCCGTCCCTCTTTGGGCGCAGGGCTACTTTATCCCGGGGCAGCAGAAAGGGGCCGCAGCCGGACCCGGGCCTCGTGCCCGTCCCGCTGCCCCTCCTGTGCAGGCTCCCCCTCCCTCTGATGAGATGGCAGGGCAGCCGCAGGAGCAGGGTGAACCGCCTCTGCCGCAGATTCCGTTGCCGCCCGTGCCTGAGCTTCCCAAGCTGACAAAGGGCACTCAGCCCCCCGCCGCGATTGTCGGTGTGCTTGGTGTCCCGGAAGTCATGCGTGGCTCAACCGCTGCCCAGCAGGTGGAGCGGGTGATCGGTGGGCGCCGCAATGAACTGGCGGCTGACGCGCAGAAAGAACAGCAGGTGTGGCGACAGATGCAGCAGCAGATCCAGGCGGATCGTGGCAAGCTGTCGGTCGATCAACTGCGTAACCGTGAGCGTGCGTTGCAGGAACGTGTGCAGGAAGCCCAACGGAAATTCCGTGACCGCAACCGCACCATTCAGTTGGCTGCACAGGTTTCACTTGGCCAGATCGAGCGCACTCTGATTGCGGTCATCCGTCAGGTGGCAGAAAGCCGGAACATGAATCTGGTTCTGCACCGTGCGCAGGTGGCGTTGAATGTGAATGAATTCGACATCACCAAGGAAGTGATCGACCAGCTGAACAAGATTCTGCCGGAAGTGATCATCCCGCCGCCGGGTAAGGTACCGACGGAGGAAGACGCGAAGCTGCCGAAGAGCGTTCTGGATGCAGCTGTGAAGGTGAATGCGGCTGATCCGTCTGAGCCGGCGAAGAAGACCGATCAGGCTCCGCCTGCGTCGGCCCAGCCTTCCGCCAAGCCTCCGGCAAAGAAGTAA